TGAAACAGAAGAATTTATTGAGGAAGAAAAAATTGTGAGAATTCGATCTATAATTATGGTAGAAAGAGAAACACAAAAAGGAATTATTATTGGTCATAAAGGTTCTGCACTGAAACGAGTTGGTGCTGAAGCTAGAAAAGATTTAGAAAAATTCTTCGAGAAGAAAGTATATATAGAGTTATATGTAAAAGTAAATAAGAATTGGAGAAGTGATAAAACGCAACTAAAACGTTTTGGTTATAATCAAAGTTAATGGTTGATTACTTTTATCATAAAATCATGTAAATCTTTCATTTGATCTTTACCTGTTGCTCGACCTACTTTTCCTAAAAAGTAAAGTAGAACCCAAAATAAGGGTAAAAATACCATCATGATTAAAGGAAGAAGGATAGATTCTTTTAAGGAAAGTTTACTGAAAAGCATTATTGCAAAACCAAAAAAAGAAATTCCTATTACAAAATGTATAAACATAAAAAGTGTCCAAACTTGAGGCTTAGGTCCAAACAAACCCTTTAAAAGAGATGTTCTTCTTGTTTTCCCTATAATCTCTAGATGTAATTGTGGGGACCAAAAATGCTCATCTTTCTTAGAAACACTAATGAACACGTGCCCATCAACAATGTTTCCTAAGAATCTACAATCATCACTTTTAAACTCATTAGAGAACCTTTCTAGTATTTCTTCAGAACCATCTTTAAGGTCTATTTTAAGCCTCGGACGAAGAAAAACTTCACTATTTCTCTTCTCAATTAACACATTTAGGTTTTCTTTCATAAAAATCTATTTTATAACTGTTTAAATTTACAATAATTAATCATATAGTAAATTGTATCTTTGCAAAAAATTTGAATTCAAATGAATAGTATCGTTGCCATTGTAGGAAGACCAAATGTAGGAAAGTCAACACTTTTTAACAGATTGGTACAGAGAAGAGAAGCTATTGTAGATTCTGTTAGTGGAGTTACAAGAGATAGACATTATGGAAAATCTGACTGGAACGGTAAAGAGTTTTCAGTTATTGACACGGGTGGATACATTATTGGCTCTGATGATATTTTTGAAGGAGAAATCAGAAAACAAGTAAATCTAGCCATTGATGAAGCAGATTTAATTGTTTTTGTAGTGAATGTTGAAGATGGTATTACACCAATGGATGCTGAAGTTGCTAAACTTTTACGCAAGGTGAAAAAACCAATTTTCACCGTAGTTAATAAAGTTGATAATGCAATGCGTGAACCAGATGCTGTAGAATTCTACAATCTAGGTTTAGGAGAATATTATACAATTGCATCAATTAACGGAAGTGGAACTGGAGATTTATTAGATGCTTTAGCAGAAAAAATGCCAGCTCCAGAAGAAGTAGATTTAGAAAAAGAAGAATTACCAAGGTTTGCCGTTGTTGGAAGACCAAATGCTGGTAAATCATCATTTATAAACTCTTTAATAGGAGAAGATAGAAACATTGTAACCAATATTGCAGGTACAACTAGAGATTCTATTGATACAAAATACAATCGTTTTGGATTCGATTTTAATTTAGTTGATACTGCAGGAATCCGTAAAAAATCTAAAGTAAAAGAAGATTTAGAATTTTATTCGGTAATGCGTGCAGTACGTTCTATTGAATATTCTGATGTTATTATTCTTGTTGTTGATGCCACTCGTGGTTTCGAAGGACAAGATCAAAATATCTTTTGGTTAGCTGAAAAAAACAGAAAAGGAGTCGTTATCTTAATCAACAAGTGGGATTTAGTTGAGAAAGAAACGAATACAATGCGTGATTTTGAAGCAATGGTTAGAAAACAAATTGAACCTTTTACAGATGTGCCAATTGTATTTATTTCTGCTTTAACAAAACAACGTTTATTTAAAGCCATAGAAACTGCAGTAGAAGTTTTCGGGAAAAGAAAAATGAAAATACCTACAAGTAAGTTGAATGATGTAATGTTAGACATCATTAAAAGTTACCCACCACCAGCTACAAAAGGTAAATTTGTGAAAATAAAATATTGTATGCAATTGCCTACACCAACACCACAATTTGCATTTTTCTGTAACTTACCACAATACGTTAGAGATCCATACAGACGATTTTTAGAAAATAAATTAAGAGAAATTTACGATTTTACAGGAACACCAATAACGATATACTTTAGACAGAAATAGGATTATTCTGTAACTTTTGTTACCTTTTAACGTCTAAATGTAGAGTATTATTGTAAATCCTTTAGGGCATAAAAGACATGAAAATTATAGAATCAAGTTTAGTTTCGGAAGTTGAATTACCATTACAACTAAAAATATCTTTCAAAAAAGTTTTTGACTTATTTGAGAAATATGCTGGAAAAGATTTTATAAATCATCCTTTTCATAGTTCTGCCATAAATATGGTGCAACTTTTTGAGAAGCATCCTGAGTTGAATGATGGTTTTTCAGATTATACTTTATTAGACAAATATAAAGAGCAGATAGATTTATTATTAAATCCCTTGTTTCCAGAACCTTTATTATTAAACGAAATAAAAGCAGCAAGTATTCCTTTCTCTTTTACTTCGTTTAAATTTACAGATCGTTTTGAAAACATACTAAGTAATGCAGGTGATGATTACGAATTAAATGTTCGTAATTTTGGAGACGATGGTATGTACATTATGGCCTGTACATTTATTTTAGGTTTTGTATATGGTTATAAAGTTGATGTAAAAAGACCATTTTATTTTGATATTCCAGATAAAACAACTGGAACAATGAAATATTATAGAGCTTCATTTAATGCTGATTTTTCTGAAATTACACCTACTAAGAATGCTCCTTCAATAACGGAAGACGATTTTAAAGAATTACTAAACAACTTTGAAAACATAGAACTATGGAAAGAAAAGTTCCCAAAAGACAGCTATATTTTTAAAGGATTTGGGATTGTTAGTTTGTTTGATGTTACTTCAGAAGAAATGTTATCATCCATCAAAGAAAACTTATTAGCTGGTGGAGAAAATTTGATTCCTAAATTACAAAGTAACTTAAGAGATTTTTATAGCATAAAAGATTTAAAATTAGGTTTCTCTATTTTTGACAACATCAACACTAAAGTCTGTGAAAACAAGGTTAATAAAACGAATAGTTTAATCTTAAATGACACTGAAATAAATTGCAATACAGGTTACTTCTGTAACGGCATTATGCAAAAAGTATTCAAAGACCATAAAACATTTATAATTTCTGATGTTGAAGAATATGGTAAGAGTACAAATAAAAATGGCTTTTATCAGAATTTATATAAATCGAACATACAGAGTATTATATTGATACCAATTAAGGCTTCAAGTAATGGAGATTTAGCTTTATTAGAAATTGCTTCTCCAAGAGCTTACGAACTAAACTCTGTTAATATCAACAAATTAAAAGATATTATTCCTGTTTTTGAAGCTGCTGTAAAAAGAACTTCAGAAGAGCGTCAAAATATTTTAGAAGCAACTATTCAAGAAAACTATACCTCAATTCATAATTCTGTAAAATGGCGATTTTATGAAGCTGCAGAAAAATATCACACAGAACGACAAACAAATGACAATGCAAAATTAGATGAAATTGTATTTAATGATGTATTCCCTTTATTTGGGCAAAGTGATATAAAAGGATCTTCAATGGCAAGAAATTCAGCCATCAAAGAAGATTTAACAACTCAGTTAACTTTAGCTATTGCAGTATTAAAAGACGCTTGTAAATCAGAAAAACTACCTATTTACAATGAATTAATGTTTAGAGTTTCTTCTTATCTAAATGATGTAACAGAAGGTTTAAGTGCTGGTGATGAAATAAATATTTTAGATTTTCTGAATAGAGAAATTTACCCAGTTTTTAGTCATATAAAAGATATTAATACAGAACTTTCACAGAAAGTTAGCGTTTATATGAACCGTTTAGATAAAAATTTAAATGTTGTTTATGAAAAAAGAAAAGAATACGAGAACAGCGTTACGTTATTAAATGACAAACTAGCTAAATTCTTAGACGATAAACAAAAACAAGCTCAAGAAATGTTTCCTCATTATTTTGAGCGATACAAAACGGATGGTGTAGAATACAACATGTATATAGGTCAGTCTATTACAAAAAGTAAGACTTTTGATACTTTATACTTGTACAACCTTCGTTTATGGCAGTTAAAGATTACTTATGAAATGGAGAATCTTGCATTTTATGAGCGTAAAAACATGAAACATGATTTACGTGTTGCTTCCTTAATTTTAGTACATAGTAATGCTATGGCTATAAAATTTAGAATGGATGAAAAGCAATTTGATGTTGATGGAGCTTATAACATTAGATACGAAATCATAAAAAAGCGAATTGATAAAGCAAATATTAAAGGCACAAAAAATCGTTTAACTGTTCCTGGTAAAATAGCCATTGTATATTCTCAAGACAGAGATGCTTTAGAGTATATAAAGTACATTAATTACTTACAATCTAAAAATCAATTAGGTAAAATAGAATTTTTAGATCTAGAAGATTTACAAGGTGTTACAGGATTAAAAGCATTAAGAGTAGAAGTTATTTATCAAAAAGATTTTGATGAAAATAAAACAATTACTTTTCATGATTTAATTCAAGAAATCGAAGCTTAAAATATTGTTTTCTACGTTTTATTTTAATGAGTATGCATGCGTTAGGGATTGAAACGACATCCTTTTTTGCTTTTCGAAAAAAAGATATAGTGTAAAGCCCGACCTTTAGGTAACGCCCAAAAAAATACATTTATATTTTATAAAAAAGCCCCAGTTTCTTGTATTTTAAAAGCAACAGCAAAAGCTAATACACTTACGATGATACCAATCATAAAAACGGTATAAGTAACTCTTAATATTTTATATTTTCTGTTTAAAACTAACCCTAAAAAGTATAAATCTTTCGTTAAAGAACCGTAAAGATAATCTCTATCTTGCATCATTTCTGTAATACCCCATTCAAAATCATTTAATTTCATTTGATGAAAATTACCGAAAAACAATAAATTAACTTTTTTATTAGCAACATCTTCTTTTGTAAATTTTCCTTGTGTAACATTAGGTCTCGTTGCTAAAATTGATAATATAATAGATGCAACTGTGAAAATTATAAATAGAATTGTTGGCACAATTAAATAACTATTTGAAGAATTATCTAGTTTTGGTAATAAATTAGACAATGCTAAAGAAACAATAATAGCATTTACAGAAAGTAAAATATTCGCTTTAGTATCTGCAATATTACTTAAAGTCATGTGGTTTTTTAAAGCGATTCTAAACATTGTTTCTACACCACGCTCAGGTACATTTCCTTTCTCTTTTTTTAACTCTAAAGCATCTTGCTTCTGATTAAATTTTTTAATATCGTCTTTTAAATCTTTTTGATTCTTTATTAATTTAGATAAGTTTTTCTGTTTCGCTTTTGTCCAATTTTTTAAAGCATAATCTGTATTAAAGCGATGTTGTTGCGTAAAAAATTCAATATTTCCTGCAATCCATTCTATGTCAGAAACGTTTTTAAAACCTGTTAACTCCCATTCTTTTCTTAATAAAAAAGTGTAATCAAAATAACTTTTAGAAGCTAAATGCGCACAATCTGCATCTACTATCATTTTCTCTAAATCATTTTTGGGTTGATGATTCATTTTAGTTGCCAGAATAAGACCTGCAGTAACTTCAATTCTTTTATCGGTAACTTTATGTTCTTTTAAAAACTTTGAAGCAATTCTAACACTTTCTTCTTCATGATTTTCAGCTCCTTTTACAAAACCTGTATCATGAAACCAAGCAGCAATTTCTAAATTTTCAGCAGCTACTTTGTCAATTTTTAAATTTTCAATAAGCTCCTTTGTACTTTTAACCACTCTTTGTGTATGTACTAAATTATGATACACATATTTTCGATCTAAATCGGTGTTTAATAAACTAAAGACGTACTTTTCTGTATCAACAATTAATGTGCTCATAGTAAAATTATTTTATAAATGAATAAGAATAAGTGATAACCCCTCTGATAACTTTATCAATATTCGTCGTAAATTTATGAATTGCTTTCATCAGCGTACAAATTAAGAATTATTTGTAAGCTAACAAGTGTTTTTACGTCTAAAAAACAGCTAGCATAACAATATTAATTTAGAAAAGAAAGGAAACAAAATATGCTTACTTGGAAAGAAATTATCAGCTTTACAGCAAAAGGAAATCCAACTTCAGATAAAAGAGTTGAAAAAACCGAAACTGAATGGAAAGAATTATTAACCGAAGAACAGTTTAGAATTACTAGGCAAAAAGGAACAGAAAGACCAAATTCTGGCGCTTTATGTAGTATTTATGATAAAGGACAATACAACTGTGTTTGTTGTAATACGCCTTTATTTGATTCTACGATAAAGTTCGATTCTAGTTCTGGTTGGCCAAGTTTTACGCAACCTATTAAAGAAAATGCCATTAAATATCATAAAGATATTTCTTTTGGTATGGTTCGAGTTGAAGTAATGTGTAATACTTGCGATGGACATCTAGGACACATTTTTCCTGATGGACCAGAACCAAGCGGATTGCGTTATTGTATTAATTCTGAGTCTATGCAATTAGAGAAAGGGAATTCTTAAAATGACTAAAAATTTACAAATTACCACTTTAGGAGGTGGATGTTTTTGGTGTACAGAAGCTGTATTTCAAGAAGTAAAAGGTATAGAAAAAGTTGTGTCTGGGTATTCTGGCGGAAATGCTCCTGGAAGACCAACATATAGAGAAATTTGTTCGGGATTAACAGGGCATGCAGAAGTAATTCAACTCACTTTTGATGCAAATGTAATTTCGTTTGAAGATATTTTAGTCATTTTTATGACGACTCATGACCCGACAACCTTAAACCAACAAGGTGCTGATAGAGGAACTCAATACAGATCTGTAATTTATTATCATAATGATGTTCAAAAGAAGGTTTCTGAAGAAGTTTTAAAACAGATTCAACCATATTATAATGATAAAATTGTGACAGAAATTAGTCCGTCAACAATTTTCTATGAAGCAACAATAGAGCATCAAAATTATTACAGAGAGAATACACAACAAGGATATTGTAGTTTTGTAATTGAACCAAAATTGGCGAAATTGAGAAAATTACACGCAGATAAACTGAGGTAAAATGATTAAATTATATGGCGCAGAAAGATGCCATAAAACTCAATATTATAAAACATTTTTAGAAACGCGTAATTTAGATTACGCGTTTTTAGATGTAGAACAATACGAAGAAAATGCAGAAGAATTACGTAACTTGTATGAAAATAGAAAGTTAAATTTCCCTACAATTACTAATAATTATAAAAAATTAAGAAATCCTTCTGATAAAGATCTTCAAAAGTGGATTGATAAAATCCATAACGAGTATTAGGCATTTTTTATATCACAATAAAATATTGATCAATGAAACTTAACATAAAGAATACTTTTACTACAGAAAATCCGGCAGATTCAATTCTTGAGAATACAAGAAGACAAGTTGAAGAAGCTGTGTTTTCATACGTGAATCCTAAGAAAACGGCAGTACCTAAAGTAGTACACGTTTCGCAAGAAATGAGTTCTGAATTAGGTATCTCTCAAGAAGAAACGAAATCAGAATTCTTTAAAAATATTGTTACAGGAAATGATATTTATCCAAATACAAAACCTTTTGCAATGTGTTATGGAGGCCATCAATTTGGTAATTGGGCAGGACAATTAGGTGATGGAAGAGCTATTAATTTATTTGAAGTAGAATACAAAAATAAAAACTGGAAAGTACAATTAAAAGGAGCTGGAGAAACTCCATATTCTAGAACTGCAGATGGTTTAGCCGTTTTACGATCTTCTGTAAGAGAATATTTATGTGCTGAAGCAATGTTTCATTTAGGTGTGCCAACAACAAGATCTTTGTCTTTAAGCTTGTCTGGAGACGATGTTTTACGTGATGTTTTATATGATGGAAACCCTGCGTATGAGAAAGGCGCAATTGTTTCTAGAATCTCACCAAGTTTTTTACGTTTTGGAAATTATGAGATTTTTTCAGCTAGAAAAGATCTAAAAAATTTAAAAGCTTTGGTTGATTACACAATCAAACATCATTTTTCTCATTTAGGAAAACCATCAAAAGAAAGTTATATCAACTTTTTTAAGGAAGTTTCAGAGCGTACTTTAGAAATGATAATTCATTGGCAACGTGTTGGCTTTGTTCATGGAGTTATGAATACTGATAATATGTCAATCTTAGGTTTAACCATCGATTTTGGACCTTATGGTTGGTTAGAAGGGTTCGATTTTGGTTGGACGCCAAACACAACCGACAGACAACACAAACGCTACAGATATGGAAATCAGCCAAATATTGGTTTATGGAATTTGTATCAACTTGCAAATGCTTTGTATCCTATCATTGAGGAAGTGGAACCTTTAAATGCAATTTTAGAGCAATATAAAACTGATTTTGAACAGAAATCTTTACAGATGATGAAATCAAAATTAGGTTTATTTACTTCGGATGAAGAAGATGTAAAACTAATTCAAAATTTAGAAGACACTTTACAATTAGTAGAAACTGATATGACCATTTTCTTTAGAAATTTAAGTAGTTTTACTGATGAAAATTCTGGTTTACAATTGATAAAAAAATCATTTTACGACTTTGAAAACATTTCTGATGAAGTAATCAATAGTTGGAATTTGTGGTTCAAAAAATACGATGAAAGACTTCAAATTGAAAGAGTTTCATCCGAAGAAAGAAAAGAAAAAATGGATGCTGTAAATCCTAAATATGTATTACGTAATTACATGTCACAATTAGCAATTGATGAAGCTGACAAAGGAAATTACACTTTAATTGATGAATTATTTCAACTCTTAAAAAAACCATATTCTGAACAACCAGAAAATGAAAAATGGTTTGCAAAAAGACCTGAATGGGCAAGAAATAAAGTAGGTTGTTCTATGTTATCTTGTAGCTCATAAATTAAGAAAAAACAACTATGAAATTAGGATTAGGAACTGCTGCTTTAGGAAGACCTCAATACATAAATGTTCGTCAAGAAGATTGTGATAACTTAGACTTAGCAGCTTTTAGAAAACATAGTTTTTCGGTTTTAGAAGATGCATATAATTCAGGAATTCGTTATTTTGATACTGCTCCAGGTTATGGATTGGCAGAAGAATTAGTATTAGAATGGTTGCAAACTAAAAATGATAAAACCATTGAAATTGCTACAAAATGGGGTTATACATATACTGCAAATTTTGACGCGAATGCAACTGTTCATGAAGTAAAAGAACATAGTTTATCTAAATTAAATGAACAATGGAAGTTCTCTAAACAGCTTCTACCCTATTTAAAAGTATATCAAATTCATTCTGCAACTTTAGAAACTGGAGTTTTAGAAAACAAGCAAGTTTTAGAACAATTAGCTTTTCTAAAAAAGGAACACAATCTTAAAATAGGCTTAACAACTACAGGTACAAATCAAGTTGAAGTAATTAAAAAAGCATTGGAAGTTTTTGTTGATGGTAAACAATTATTTGACCTATTTCAAGTAACTTATAATTTTTTAGATCAAAGTTTAAAGGAGATTTCTGATGAATTATTAAATCAAGATAAATCAATTGTAATAAAAGAAGCATTGGCAAATGGTAGAGTTTTTAAAAATGAGAACTATCCTCATTATGATAAAATGTATACAACTTTAGAAAACTTAGCAAAAAAACACAAGGTTGGTGTAGATGCCATTTCTTTGAAATATTGTGAGCAAACAATCACTAACAGCATTGTTTTAAGTGGCGCAAGCAATTCAGAACAATTGAAAGAGAATTTAAAACTGAATTCTTTTATGCTGTCTAAAGAAGAAATTGAAATATTAAACTCACTAAAAATTTCTACAGATTCATACTGGACTGAAAGAAAAAAACTTCAATGGAATTAACTAAAATTGCTTTTGGTGGTGGTTGTCATTGGTGTACAGAAGCAGTTTTTCAAACATTAATCGGTGTCGAAAAGGTAGAACAAGGTTGGGTTTCATCAACAGAAGAAAATAGTAATTTTTCTGAGGCAGTTATTGTTCATTTTAATATTAAGAAAATTGATTTAGAAACACTAATTGAAATCCATTTATTAACACACAAAAGTACTAGCAATCATTCTATGAGAAGCAAGTATCGTTCTGCTGTTTATTATTTTTCTCAACATCAGAAAGACGATATTCTAAAAATAGTTGACAAATTACAATTAGGCTTTGATAATAAAATCATAACAAAAACGTTAGATTTTAAAGGGTTTAAAGCATCTACTGAAGAGTTTCAGAATTATTATCAAGCAAATCCTAATAAACCATTTTGTAAAAATTACATCAACCCTAAGTTAAAATTTTTAATAACTGAATTTTCAAATCAAGTCAATCAGCGTAAGGTAAATCACCTGAATACGACTATTTAAAAAATCAAATTAATTATGAATATCATCCAAAACCTAAAAAAATATTTCACTTCAAAGGCTGAAGGAAATACGTCTAAAAAAGCTCCTGAAGGTATTTGTCCAAATTGTTGGGGAAAACAAGAATGGGAAGGTGAATTTTATAAATTGAACAAGGGTAATAAATTGATTGGAAACGACAAGACGTACAATAACTTTATCAATAAAATTGTAGAAAACAATATTAGTGGAATTACAATTAATCAAGATAATTATGAATGTGAGACGTGTAAAGTTGGTTACAAATAACAATATAAACGGCTCAATTCTTTTACATTCATTTCATATTTTATAATTACTGAAACAGTAACTTACTAAAATCGTTAAATTTTAGCAAAAGAGTTAAAAGAATCTGAGTTAAGGACAATTTGATTAGCAATTGCAAGTTACATTTGCACAACTAAAATTGCCTAATACAGTGTCTAAAAAAGTACAGCATAAGAAATATCGATTTTTAAAAAGATTTTTACGAATCTTTTTAGGATTTATGATTCTTATTACCTTGTTGATACTATTTGTAAGAAGCCCTTGGGGACAAAGTATTATTGTAGATAAAGCCGTAAATTTTGTTACAGATAAAACAAACACAAAAATTTCTGTAGACAAGCTTTTTTTAACTTTTAAAGGTAGCTTGCAATTAGATGGTTTATACGTAGAAGACACCAAAGGAGACACCTTAATTTATTCGAAATCTTTAGAAGCTAATTTACCTCTCTGGGCAATGATTAAAGGAGATGCTGTTGGCATTGATAATTTAAATTGGGACGGTTTACAGGCAAATATTAAAAGGAAAGACACCATTTCTGGTTATAATTTTCAGTTTTTAATTGATGCATTTGCAACTGAAGATTCAACTCCAGTTATTAAAGACTCTACAACAAAACCTTTAAAAATTATTATAGGAAATCTTGATTTAAAAAACATTCATATTGTTTTTAATGATGAAGTATTGGGTATTGATAGCCATTTTAAAATTGGTAATCTAACTGCCAATATGGAAAAAGTTGATTTACAGAAAATGATTTTTAATGCCGATAAAATCGCTCTTTCTGATACAAATATTAAATTGATTCAGAAACCTGTAATTTCAGATACTTCAACTACGGAAACTTCTCTACCTCTATTATCTGTTAAAAAATTATCTCTAAAAAATGTAAAAACATATTATGAGAATCCACAAGATAAATTAATTGCTGATATAAATATTGATGAATTTTATACAGAAATTCCTGAAATTGATTTGTCTAAAAACAACATTCAGCTTACTACCATTCAGCTTAAAAATTCTGATATCCTCTTAAAAACAGCTTCGAGTAATACTTTATCACATAAAAAACCCGCTGCAAATAATAGCACAACATGTAAGTGGCCCAATTTTAATGTACAAATAACTGATATAAATTTAGAAAATAACAACATTAAGTATTTTGTAAACAATGAAAAAGTTATTAAAAACATCTTTAATCCGAATGCTATTGCATTAGAAAAAGTAACATTAAAAGCAGCAGACATTTTCTTGAAAGACAAAAAAGCTGGGTTGCAATTGTCTACATTTAATTTTAAAGAACAATCAGGATTTAGGTTAAGGAAGTTCACATTAAACACAGAAGTAACAGATACCGAATTAAAAGTTTCTAATCTAAAAATCAACTTAAATAAAAGTATGGTTTCTGGCTTTGCAAACGCAAAATACAAATCGATTTCTCAATTAATTTCATCACCAGAAAATACAAGAGTTAAATTAGGTATTCCGAATTTCTCCATTTTTATAGAAGAGTTTTTCACATTTGAACCTAGCTTAAAACAGAATGAATACGTAACAAAATTAAGTAAGAAAGAACTTTTTGGAAAAATAAATATTACCGGACTTTTAGCAGATTTAAATATTTCTAATACAAATTTAAATTGGGGAATTGCTACTAAAATGTCTATAGATGGGAACATCAAAAACAGCACAAACCCAGAAAAACTAGAATTAAATATTGCTAATTTTAAAGCAAAGACAAAACGAAATGATCTTTTACAGATTGTTGACGAAAAAGCTTTCGGTATTCATTTACCTGAAGATATTTTAATGAAAAGTAACATAAAAGGTACTTTAAACAA
The window above is part of the Polaribacter sp. SA4-12 genome. Proteins encoded here:
- the msrA gene encoding peptide-methionine (S)-S-oxide reductase MsrA, which codes for MTKNLQITTLGGGCFWCTEAVFQEVKGIEKVVSGYSGGNAPGRPTYREICSGLTGHAEVIQLTFDANVISFEDILVIFMTTHDPTTLNQQGADRGTQYRSVIYYHNDVQKKVSEEVLKQIQPYYNDKIVTEISPSTIFYEATIEHQNYYRENTQQGYCSFVIEPKLAKLRKLHADKLR
- a CDS encoding glutaredoxin family protein, producing the protein MIKLYGAERCHKTQYYKTFLETRNLDYAFLDVEQYEENAEELRNLYENRKLNFPTITNNYKKLRNPSDKDLQKWIDKIHNEY
- a CDS encoding Pycsar system effector family protein; this translates as MSTLIVDTEKYVFSLLNTDLDRKYVYHNLVHTQRVVKSTKELIENLKIDKVAAENLEIAAWFHDTGFVKGAENHEEESVRIASKFLKEHKVTDKRIEVTAGLILATKMNHQPKNDLEKMIVDADCAHLASKSYFDYTFLLRKEWELTGFKNVSDIEWIAGNIEFFTQQHRFNTDYALKNWTKAKQKNLSKLIKNQKDLKDDIKKFNQKQDALELKKEKGNVPERGVETMFRIALKNHMTLSNIADTKANILLSVNAIIVSLALSNLLPKLDNSSNSYLIVPTILFIIFTVASIILSILATRPNVTQGKFTKEDVANKKVNLLFFGNFHQMKLNDFEWGITEMMQDRDYLYGSLTKDLYFLGLVLNRKYKILRVTYTVFMIGIIVSVLAFAVAFKIQETGAFL
- the der gene encoding ribosome biogenesis GTPase Der codes for the protein MNSIVAIVGRPNVGKSTLFNRLVQRREAIVDSVSGVTRDRHYGKSDWNGKEFSVIDTGGYIIGSDDIFEGEIRKQVNLAIDEADLIVFVVNVEDGITPMDAEVAKLLRKVKKPIFTVVNKVDNAMREPDAVEFYNLGLGEYYTIASINGSGTGDLLDALAEKMPAPEEVDLEKEELPRFAVVGRPNAGKSSFINSLIGEDRNIVTNIAGTTRDSIDTKYNRFGFDFNLVDTAGIRKKSKVKEDLEFYSVMRAVRSIEYSDVIILVVDATRGFEGQDQNIFWLAEKNRKGVVILINKWDLVEKETNTMRDFEAMVRKQIEPFTDVPIVFISALTKQRLFKAIETAVEVFGKRKMKIPTSKLNDVMLDIIKSYPPPATKGKFVKIKYCMQLPTPTPQFAFFCNLPQYVRDPYRRFLENKLREIYDFTGTPITIYFRQK
- a CDS encoding GAF domain-containing protein gives rise to the protein MKIIESSLVSEVELPLQLKISFKKVFDLFEKYAGKDFINHPFHSSAINMVQLFEKHPELNDGFSDYTLLDKYKEQIDLLLNPLFPEPLLLNEIKAASIPFSFTSFKFTDRFENILSNAGDDYELNVRNFGDDGMYIMACTFILGFVYGYKVDVKRPFYFDIPDKTTGTMKYYRASFNADFSEITPTKNAPSITEDDFKELLNNFENIELWKEKFPKDSYIFKGFGIVSLFDVTSEEMLSSIKENLLAGGENLIPKLQSNLRDFYSIKDLKLGFSIFDNINTKVCENKVNKTNSLILNDTEINCNTGYFCNGIMQKVFKDHKTFIISDVEEYGKSTNKNGFYQNLYKSNIQSIILIPIKASSNGDLALLEIASPRAYELNSVNINKLKDIIPVFEAAVKRTSEERQNILEATIQENYTSIHNSVKWRFYEAAEKYHTERQTNDNAKLDEIVFNDVFPLFGQSDIKGSSMARNSAIKEDLTTQLTLAIAVLKDACKSEKLPIYNELMFRVSSYLNDVTEGLSAGDEINILDFLNREIYPVFSHIKDINTELSQKVSVYMNRLDKNLNVVYEKRKEYENSVTLLNDKLAKFLDDKQKQAQEMFPHYFERYKTDGVEYNMYIGQSITKSKTFDTLYLYNLRLWQLKITYEMENLAFYERKNMKHDLRVASLILVHSNAMAIKFRMDEKQFDVDGAYNIRYEIIKKRIDKANIKGTKNRLTVPGKIAIVYSQDRDALEYIKYINYLQSKNQLGKIEFLDLEDLQGVTGLKALRVEVIYQKDFDENKTITFHDLIQEIEA
- a CDS encoding aldo/keto reductase gives rise to the protein MKLGLGTAALGRPQYINVRQEDCDNLDLAAFRKHSFSVLEDAYNSGIRYFDTAPGYGLAEELVLEWLQTKNDKTIEIATKWGYTYTANFDANATVHEVKEHSLSKLNEQWKFSKQLLPYLKVYQIHSATLETGVLENKQVLEQLAFLKKEHNLKIGLTTTGTNQVEVIKKALEVFVDGKQLFDLFQVTYNFLDQSLKEISDELLNQDKSIVIKEALANGRVFKNENYPHYDKMYTTLENLAKKHKVGVDAISLKYCEQTITNSIVLSGASNSEQLKENLKLNSFMLSKEEIEILNSLKISTDSYWTERKKLQWN
- a CDS encoding protein adenylyltransferase SelO, with the translated sequence MKLNIKNTFTTENPADSILENTRRQVEEAVFSYVNPKKTAVPKVVHVSQEMSSELGISQEETKSEFFKNIVTGNDIYPNTKPFAMCYGGHQFGNWAGQLGDGRAINLFEVEYKNKNWKVQLKGAGETPYSRTADGLAVLRSSVREYLCAEAMFHLGVPTTRSLSLSLSGDDVLRDVLYDGNPAYEKGAIVSRISPSFLRFGNYEIFSARKDLKNLKALVDYTIKHHFSHLGKPSKESYINFFKEVSERTLEMIIHWQRVGFVHGVMNTDNMSILGLTIDFGPYGWLEGFDFGWTPNTTDRQHKRYRYGNQPNIGLWNLYQLANALYPIIEEVEPLNAILEQYKTDFEQKSLQMMKSKLGLFTSDEEDVKLIQNLEDTLQLVETDMTIFFRNLSSFTDENSGLQLIKKSFYDFENISDEVINSWNLWFKKYDERLQIERVSSEERKEKMDAVNPKYVLRNYMSQLAIDEADKGNYTLIDELFQLLKKPYSEQPENEKWFAKRPEWARNKVGCSMLSCSS
- the msrB gene encoding peptide-methionine (R)-S-oxide reductase MsrB, with protein sequence MLTWKEIISFTAKGNPTSDKRVEKTETEWKELLTEEQFRITRQKGTERPNSGALCSIYDKGQYNCVCCNTPLFDSTIKFDSSSGWPSFTQPIKENAIKYHKDISFGMVRVEVMCNTCDGHLGHIFPDGPEPSGLRYCINSESMQLEKGNS